One genomic window of Nicotiana sylvestris chromosome 10, ASM39365v2, whole genome shotgun sequence includes the following:
- the LOC138879509 gene encoding uncharacterized protein: MLHDNQQLRTDFRNLERQMGQLATNQNTRPAGALPSDTEKNPQVSAITLRTRRELEKVSKKRKDKPIPENAIHDIPKYAKYIKDIVANKRRLIEFEIVAPTEECTSRVQNKLPQKLKDPGSFTIPVRIGNVDVGHELCDLGASINLMSLSLYKKLGLGAPKPTTMMLQLADRSITYPEGVIEDVLLKIGKFIFPADFIILDFEIDEKVPIILGRPLLDTGDAIIKVREGKMIMRVDNEEAVFNVYKAIQLPRHYEGLSMISVMEMDEQFIAPSVYLKYSLEKAIVLFESLEINNEVEEIKHILNAHVNI, from the exons ATGTTGCATGACAATCAACAACTCAGAACTGATTTCAGAAATcttgaaaggcaaatgggacaGCTAGCTACAAATCAAAACACTAGACCTGCAggtgctcttccaagtgatacagaaaaaaatccgcaagttagtgcaattacacttagaactaGAAGGGAATTAGAAAAAGTttcaaagaagagaaaagacaagccTATACCTGAGA atgcgattcatgatattccaaagtatgccaagtacataaaagatattgtggctaacaagaggagattGATTGAATTTGAAATAGTTGCACCtactgaggagtgcacttcaagggtccaaaataagcttcctcaaaagcttaaggatcctggcAGTTTTACTATCCCCgtgagaataggcaatgttgatgtTGGTCATGaactttgtgatttgggagcaagcataaatttgatgtcatTGTCCTTGTACAAAAAATTGGGTTTgggagctccaaaacccaccactatgatgttgcaactagcagacaggtccataacttacccggaaggggtgattgaagatgtgctgctgaaaattgggaaattcattttcccggctgatttcattatcttagATTTTGAAATagatgaaaaagttcctattatattgggaagacctctcttggATACAGGTGATGCTATCATTAAAGTAAGAGAgggaaaaatgatcatgagagttgacaacgaggaagctgtttttaatgtatacaaagcaattcaacttcctcgcCATTATGAAGGattgtctatgatatctgtcatggagatGGATGAGCAATTTATTGCCCCAAGTGTATATTTGAAGTATTCTTTAGAGAAAGCAATTGTGTTGTTCGAGAGTTTGGAGATTAATAATGAGGTTGAAGAGATAAAGCATATTTTGAATGCTCATGTGAATATATGA
- the LOC104224918 gene encoding uncharacterized protein yields MGLGGGSRSKGGKRNKGVYRLRIGSWNIGTLTGTQKGKNGVSILVDRELREFVVEVRRVNDRLMIIKLVVGQCTLNVVSAYAPHAGLDEEVKRRFCEGLDEIVRQVQPAEKLFIGRNFNGHIGSTTGGYDEVHGGFGFGERNGGGTSLLDFAKAFGLVIANSIFSKRDKHLVTYQNTVAQTQIDYLLLRRRDRGFCKDCKVIPGEILVTWHRLLVMDVGIMVKRRKISA; encoded by the exons ATGGGGTTAGGGGGTGGGTCGCGAAGCAAGGGTGGTAAAAGGAACAAGGGTGTTTATCGGTTGCGAattgggtcatggaacataggtacATTGACag GAACCCAgaagggtaagaatggagtgAGTATTTTGGTGGATAGGGAACTTAGAGAGTTTGTGGTTGAGGTTAGACGAGTGAATGATAGGTTGATGATTATTAAGTTAGTGGTAGGTCAGTGCACCCTAAATGTCGTTAGTGCCTATGCGCCTCATGCGGGCCTAGACGAGGAGGTTAAAAGACGCTTTTGTGAGGGGTTAGATGAGATTGTACGTCAGGTACAACCTGCTGAGAAGTTATTTATAGGAAGaaatttcaatggtcatattgggtcaacAACAGGTGGGTATGACGAAGTACATGGAGGCTTCGGTTTTGGGGAGAGGAATGGAGGAGGAACCTCGTTACTGGACTTCGCCAAGGCTTTTGGGTTGGTGATTGCGAACTCTATCTTTTCGAAGAGGGATAAGCATTTGGTTACTTATCAAAACACGGTGGCacagactcagattgactatctccttcTCAGGAGGCGTGATAGAGGGTTTTGCAAGGATTGCAAGGTGATTCCAGGTGAGATACTCGTGACGTGGCATAGACTCTTGGTGATGGACGTTGGTATTATGGTGAAAAGGAGGAAAATATCTGCTTGA